From Luteococcus japonicus, one genomic window encodes:
- a CDS encoding FmdB family zinc ribbon protein, producing MPTYQYRCTECGVELERVQKFSDPALTHCEDCGGALRKVFNAVGVVFKGSGFYATDNRTKGSSSAATPASSGTSSSTDSSSSSKSDSKPASTTSSTTTPAP from the coding sequence ATGCCTACCTACCAGTACCGATGCACCGAGTGCGGCGTCGAACTCGAGCGCGTCCAGAAGTTCAGCGACCCTGCCCTGACCCACTGCGAAGACTGCGGCGGTGCCCTGCGCAAGGTCTTCAACGCCGTGGGCGTTGTCTTCAAGGGCTCGGGTTTCTACGCCACGGACAACCGCACCAAGGGTTCCTCCAGCGCGGCCACCCCGGCGAGCTCCGGCACGTCCTCCAGCACCGATTCGTCGAGCTCGTCGAAGAGCGATTCCAAGCCGGCCAGCACCACGAGCAGCACCACGACGCCTGCCCCCTGA
- the glp gene encoding gephyrin-like molybdotransferase Glp: MALLRRKKKLVEEAEAPTPPTESLPDPPRTGEDGMRVMEDHRDYLLGLVEPLPYFGMSLLDAHGLTLCEDIRSETDLPAFDNSQMDGYAVRAEDIAAASQGEPLSLTVAGHVAAGDDGTEELAQGKAIKVMTGAPIPPGANAVVPLEFTDGGDEQVKIFEPVTAGEYVRLRGSDIHDGDQLMSRGQRLDARTIGLLAAAGIDKVLARPRPRVVVVSTGAELVDPGRPLERPGQIHDANSFMIAAAAKAEGCQVWRVQVASDEPEAVREAITDQLIRADLVITTGGVSKGDHDVVKQVMPSLGTCDFAEVAMQPGKPQGFGLIGEDRVPMIMLPGNPVSAYVSFQCFVRPVIRKLMGVEPLNHHPVRCVAGSVMRSAKGKLQFGRAIVREDNGRRLVDLVGGHSSHLLGDLAACNALVLLGEDTEVVDAGERVMVWMLDND; the protein is encoded by the coding sequence ATGGCACTGTTGCGTCGCAAGAAGAAGCTCGTCGAAGAGGCTGAGGCTCCCACCCCACCAACGGAGTCGCTGCCGGATCCGCCACGGACCGGCGAGGACGGGATGCGGGTGATGGAGGATCACCGGGACTACCTGCTGGGTCTGGTGGAGCCGTTGCCCTACTTCGGCATGAGCCTGCTCGACGCGCACGGGCTGACCCTGTGCGAGGACATCCGCTCGGAGACGGACCTGCCCGCCTTCGACAACTCCCAGATGGACGGCTACGCGGTGCGGGCCGAGGACATCGCCGCCGCCAGTCAGGGGGAGCCCCTGTCCCTGACCGTTGCCGGCCACGTCGCCGCCGGTGACGACGGCACCGAGGAACTGGCGCAGGGCAAGGCCATCAAGGTGATGACCGGAGCCCCGATCCCGCCCGGCGCCAATGCCGTGGTGCCGCTGGAGTTCACCGACGGAGGCGATGAGCAGGTCAAGATCTTCGAGCCGGTCACGGCAGGGGAGTACGTCAGGCTGCGCGGCTCCGACATCCACGACGGTGACCAGCTGATGAGCCGTGGTCAGCGGCTGGATGCCCGCACCATCGGCCTGCTGGCGGCCGCCGGGATCGACAAGGTGCTGGCGCGTCCCCGTCCTCGCGTCGTGGTGGTCTCCACCGGCGCCGAGCTGGTGGACCCCGGACGGCCGCTGGAACGCCCCGGCCAGATCCACGACGCCAACAGCTTCATGATCGCCGCCGCGGCGAAGGCGGAGGGCTGCCAGGTCTGGCGCGTGCAGGTGGCCTCCGACGAGCCGGAGGCCGTGCGCGAGGCGATCACGGACCAGCTGATCCGTGCGGACCTGGTCATCACCACCGGCGGTGTCAGCAAGGGCGACCACGACGTCGTCAAGCAGGTGATGCCCAGCCTGGGCACGTGTGACTTCGCCGAGGTGGCGATGCAGCCGGGCAAGCCGCAGGGCTTCGGGCTGATCGGCGAGGACAGGGTGCCGATGATCATGCTCCCCGGCAACCCGGTGAGCGCCTACGTGAGTTTCCAGTGCTTCGTGCGGCCCGTGATCCGCAAGCTGATGGGCGTCGAGCCCCTGAACCACCACCCGGTGCGCTGCGTCGCGGGCTCCGTGATGCGTTCCGCCAAGGGCAAGCTGCAGTTCGGCCGGGCCATCGTGCGGGAGGACAACGGCCGACGCCTCGTCGACCTGGTGGGGGGTCACTCCTCGCACCTGCTGGGTGACCTGGCGGCCTGCAATGCGCTGGTCCTGCTGGGCGAGGACACCGAAGTGGTCGATGCCGGCGAGCGCGTCATGGTCTGGATGCTGGACAATGACTGA
- a CDS encoding MscL family protein, which translates to MKGFKDFVLRGNLIEMAVAFIIGGAFATVVTAFTKVVMEMLAKAGGAPNFDDWKIFGLTTVGPFLTALIAFLILAFIVYFFIVKPYEAAKNRFMKPAEDGDTPESLLAEIRDLMAAEKRA; encoded by the coding sequence ATGAAGGGTTTCAAGGATTTCGTACTGCGCGGCAACCTCATTGAGATGGCCGTCGCCTTCATCATCGGCGGCGCATTCGCCACCGTCGTCACCGCCTTCACCAAGGTGGTCATGGAAATGCTGGCCAAGGCCGGCGGCGCCCCCAACTTCGACGACTGGAAGATCTTCGGCCTGACCACCGTCGGCCCCTTCCTGACCGCCCTGATCGCCTTCCTGATCCTGGCCTTCATCGTCTACTTCTTCATCGTGAAGCCCTACGAGGCCGCCAAGAACCGCTTCATGAAGCCGGCTGAGGATGGCGACACCCCGGAGAGCCTGCTCGCCGAGATCCGCGACCTGATGGCCGCCGAGAAGCGCGCCTGA
- a CDS encoding 5-formyltetrahydrofolate cyclo-ligase: MTSWDSDGLSKHDVRREVVARRQARPASQRLDDDRARTGLLLAALRDVEPATISCYLSVPPHASRPEPGTLEIVTALWTMGHRVLVPVLSPTPEGPRHEPAWAFFEGPSELRPGLWGIPEPTGTPLGAEALAEADLVLCSGLAGTHDGRRLGVGGGWYDRALAHCREDAEVWMLLNDDELLESLPTEAHDRRVDRILLPGQLLTCVHAES, encoded by the coding sequence ATGACCTCGTGGGACTCCGACGGACTCTCCAAGCATGATGTGCGACGTGAGGTGGTGGCTCGCCGTCAGGCCAGACCCGCCTCCCAGCGGCTCGACGACGACCGTGCCCGTACGGGGCTGCTCCTGGCGGCCCTGCGCGACGTCGAACCGGCCACCATCTCCTGCTACCTCTCCGTGCCACCGCACGCCTCCCGCCCCGAACCGGGGACCCTGGAGATCGTCACCGCGCTGTGGACCATGGGCCACCGGGTGCTGGTGCCGGTGCTCTCCCCCACCCCCGAGGGACCGAGACATGAGCCGGCCTGGGCCTTCTTCGAGGGGCCGTCGGAACTCCGCCCCGGGCTGTGGGGCATCCCCGAACCCACTGGTACGCCTCTGGGTGCCGAAGCCCTGGCCGAGGCGGACCTGGTGCTGTGCTCCGGGCTGGCGGGCACCCACGACGGCCGCCGGCTGGGCGTGGGCGGCGGCTGGTACGACCGGGCCCTGGCGCACTGCCGCGAGGACGCCGAGGTGTGGATGCTGCTCAATGACGACGAACTGCTCGAGTCACTGCCGACCGAAGCGCATGACCGTCGGGTGGACCGGATCCTGCTGCCCGGTCAACTGCTGACCTGCGTCCACGCGGAGTCCTGA
- the trxA gene encoding thioredoxin: protein MAPVALDKDTFASTINDNEIVLIDFWASWCGPCMRFAPIYDEASGRHDDVTFAKVDTEAERDLAAGLEITSIPTIMAFRQGMLVFRQSGLLNGSQLDKLIEQIKGLDMDSLKAEAAKQQA, encoded by the coding sequence ATGGCTCCCGTCGCCCTGGACAAGGACACCTTCGCCAGCACCATCAACGACAACGAGATCGTCCTGATCGACTTCTGGGCCTCCTGGTGCGGCCCGTGCATGCGCTTCGCGCCCATCTACGACGAGGCCTCCGGCCGTCACGACGACGTCACCTTCGCCAAGGTGGACACCGAGGCCGAGCGTGACCTGGCCGCCGGGCTGGAGATCACCTCGATCCCGACGATCATGGCCTTCCGTCAGGGGATGTTGGTCTTCCGCCAGTCCGGCCTGCTGAACGGTTCGCAGCTGGACAAGCTGATCGAGCAGATCAAGGGCCTGGACATGGACTCGCTCAAGGCCGAGGCCGCCAAGCAGCAGGCCTGA
- a CDS encoding helix-turn-helix transcriptional regulator: MNVKEFERLLTTAEVAKIVQVSPSTLCRWRQQGVGPRVTWLSRSIPRYAASDVEKWLQKTAA; the protein is encoded by the coding sequence GTGAACGTCAAGGAGTTTGAACGACTGCTGACGACCGCTGAGGTCGCCAAGATCGTCCAAGTGTCTCCGTCCACGCTCTGTCGTTGGCGTCAGCAGGGCGTCGGCCCCCGCGTGACCTGGCTCTCGCGCTCCATCCCGCGCTACGCCGCGTCCGACGTCGAGAAGTGGTTGCAGAAGACCGCAGCATGA
- a CDS encoding replication initiator, translated as MQPKGAGPGLAPGYCSHKAHDREMLGLGGRRVLVSRKWSGKTLQQHRADRQAVVQAVLEEAGFTTPEIDRLAADTQMDDGSRRFTWENEPRKAHAYRLVMLESIRQRQEWRRSYHLAKGRIGLAEDQSPAPPPWASPQPPPPTSPVLQGAS; from the coding sequence GTGCAGCCCAAGGGTGCTGGTCCTGGTCTGGCGCCGGGGTACTGCTCACACAAGGCACATGACCGGGAAATGCTCGGGCTTGGCGGGCGCCGCGTACTCGTGTCCCGCAAGTGGTCCGGCAAGACGCTTCAGCAGCACCGAGCCGACCGTCAGGCCGTCGTCCAAGCAGTGCTCGAAGAAGCCGGGTTCACCACCCCGGAGATTGACCGTCTGGCGGCCGACACCCAGATGGACGACGGCTCGCGCCGCTTTACCTGGGAGAACGAACCCCGCAAGGCCCACGCCTACCGGCTCGTCATGTTGGAGAGCATCCGCCAGCGGCAGGAGTGGCGACGGTCCTACCACCTCGCCAAGGGGCGAATTGGCCTCGCGGAAGACCAGTCGCCCGCGCCGCCACCCTGGGCGTCACCACAGCCGCCCCCACCCACCTCACCCGTCCTTCAAGGAGCATCGTGA
- a CDS encoding UTP--glucose-1-phosphate uridylyltransferase: MSDNGLAQATDKMRASGVSDAAIEVFSHYYRQLESGATGLIREDTIEPLTAPPMLDDVEISEEAAREAMSRTAIIKLNGGLGTSMGLDKAKNLLEVRDGKTFLDIIVQQVLAAREHHGARVPLLLMNSFRTQEDTLAALEKYPELAVEGLPLDFVQNQEPKLLADDLTPAEWPADPTLEWCPPGHGDLYTALLGSGVLDKLLEQGFRYASVSNGDNLGAAPDARVAGWFAASGAPYAAELCVRTVNDRKGGHLAIRKADGQLVLRDTAQCAEEEMDFFTDEHRHPFFHTNNLWLDLQVVRDTLVERRGVLGLPLIRNEKTVDPADASSPKVIQIESAMGAAIEVFGGATAICVGRDRFLPVKTTNELLLLRSDLYELDDQGHLVAQATTPAIKLDKPYKLVQDFSRLIPEAPSLRQASSLTVNGEVSFGRDVSVVGDVTVNAKAPATIADGTVLDGVVDLDA, encoded by the coding sequence ATGAGCGACAACGGTCTTGCACAAGCCACGGACAAGATGCGCGCCTCGGGGGTCAGCGACGCCGCCATCGAGGTGTTCAGCCACTACTACCGGCAGTTGGAATCGGGCGCGACAGGCCTGATCCGGGAGGACACGATCGAGCCGCTGACGGCTCCGCCGATGCTCGACGACGTCGAGATCAGTGAGGAAGCGGCCCGTGAGGCCATGTCCCGCACCGCCATCATCAAGCTCAACGGCGGCCTGGGCACGTCGATGGGCCTGGACAAGGCCAAGAACCTGCTGGAGGTGCGCGACGGGAAGACCTTCCTGGACATCATCGTCCAGCAGGTGCTGGCCGCCCGCGAGCACCACGGCGCCCGGGTGCCCCTGCTCCTGATGAACTCCTTCCGCACCCAGGAGGACACCCTGGCGGCACTGGAGAAGTACCCGGAGCTGGCCGTCGAGGGCCTGCCGTTGGACTTCGTCCAGAACCAGGAGCCGAAGCTGCTGGCCGATGACCTGACGCCTGCCGAGTGGCCGGCCGACCCGACGCTGGAGTGGTGCCCGCCCGGTCATGGGGACCTGTACACGGCCCTGCTGGGTTCCGGTGTGCTGGACAAGCTGCTGGAGCAGGGTTTCCGCTACGCGTCGGTGAGCAATGGCGACAACCTGGGCGCCGCCCCGGATGCCCGCGTCGCCGGCTGGTTCGCCGCCTCCGGCGCACCCTATGCCGCGGAGCTGTGCGTGCGCACCGTCAACGACCGCAAGGGTGGCCACCTGGCCATCCGCAAGGCCGACGGCCAGCTGGTGCTGCGTGACACCGCACAGTGCGCCGAGGAGGAGATGGACTTCTTCACCGACGAGCACCGTCACCCCTTCTTCCACACCAACAACCTGTGGCTGGACCTGCAGGTGGTGCGCGACACCCTCGTCGAGCGCCGCGGTGTGCTGGGCCTGCCGCTGATCCGCAATGAGAAGACCGTGGACCCGGCCGACGCGTCGTCGCCGAAGGTGATCCAGATCGAGAGTGCGATGGGTGCCGCCATCGAGGTCTTCGGTGGGGCGACGGCCATCTGCGTGGGCCGCGACCGCTTCCTGCCGGTCAAGACCACCAATGAGCTGCTGCTGCTGCGCTCCGACCTGTACGAGCTGGATGACCAGGGGCACCTGGTGGCCCAGGCCACGACGCCGGCGATCAAGCTGGACAAGCCCTACAAGCTGGTGCAGGACTTCAGCCGGCTCATCCCCGAGGCCCCGTCGCTGCGGCAGGCCAGCTCGCTCACCGTCAATGGTGAGGTCAGCTTCGGCCGGGACGTGAGCGTCGTCGGCGACGTGACCGTGAACGCGAAGGCACCGGCCACCATTGCCGACGGGACCGTCCTGGACGGCGTCGTGGACCTCGACGCGTGA
- a CDS encoding SAF domain-containing protein has protein sequence MSISHQLTQLRRAARWHRRGLAALAAAMATLAILAALRPAPPVTASVVVAVKDLPAGHRLSGTDLELSHLPAELLPRHAVTNPDIAIGETLAAPITRRSVLTRASTVSVALTPGAGELLVPVRIADGSVLGLVHVGDRVTLVTASAESQVITLASRVRVAAVPQQEETGSLSASTDRAMLVVAADRATAERLAAHATADGIGIALG, from the coding sequence GTGAGCATCTCCCACCAGTTGACCCAGTTGCGCCGGGCAGCCCGTTGGCATCGTCGCGGACTGGCCGCCCTGGCCGCGGCCATGGCAACCCTGGCCATCCTCGCCGCGCTGCGCCCCGCCCCACCGGTGACGGCCAGCGTCGTCGTGGCCGTCAAGGATCTTCCCGCCGGACACCGGCTGAGCGGCACCGACCTGGAGCTGAGCCATTTGCCTGCCGAGCTCTTACCACGACACGCCGTCACAAACCCCGATATCGCCATTGGCGAAACCCTCGCCGCGCCCATCACGCGTCGCAGCGTCCTGACCCGAGCCTCGACGGTCTCGGTGGCCCTGACTCCAGGTGCGGGAGAACTCCTGGTGCCGGTCCGGATCGCCGATGGCTCGGTGCTGGGCCTGGTGCACGTCGGTGACCGCGTGACCCTGGTGACAGCGTCGGCGGAATCCCAGGTGATCACCCTTGCCAGCCGGGTGCGCGTCGCCGCCGTCCCGCAGCAGGAGGAGACGGGCAGCCTGTCCGCGAGCACGGACCGCGCCATGCTGGTGGTCGCCGCGGACCGCGCCACCGCCGAACGCCTGGCGGCCCATGCCACCGCCGACGGGATCGGAATCGCCCTGGGGTGA
- the moaC gene encoding cyclic pyranopterin monophosphate synthase MoaC, whose protein sequence is MTERPVFRPSSVDAFIPEVPRARASQPDGSQPFPHLSGDGEARMVDVSAKEVTARSASAKGVVLLSKECLDALADAALPKGDALAVARIAGVMGAKKTSDLIPLCHPLPLTGVDVHLETLEHGIEISATVRTTHRTGVEMEALTAVCTAALGLVDMVKAVDKHARLTDVRVVAKSGGRSGDWTEA, encoded by the coding sequence ATGACTGAGCGCCCGGTCTTTCGTCCCTCGTCGGTGGACGCCTTCATTCCCGAGGTACCCCGCGCGCGTGCTTCCCAGCCCGACGGTTCCCAGCCCTTCCCGCACCTGTCCGGCGACGGGGAGGCGCGGATGGTCGACGTCAGCGCCAAGGAGGTGACGGCCCGGTCCGCCTCCGCGAAGGGCGTCGTCCTGCTCAGCAAGGAGTGCCTCGACGCGCTGGCCGACGCTGCGCTGCCCAAGGGCGATGCGCTGGCCGTCGCCCGGATTGCGGGCGTGATGGGCGCCAAGAAGACCTCCGACCTGATTCCGTTGTGCCACCCGCTGCCGCTGACCGGCGTCGACGTGCATCTGGAGACCCTCGAGCACGGCATCGAGATCTCCGCCACTGTACGCACCACCCACCGCACCGGCGTTGAGATGGAGGCCCTCACCGCCGTCTGCACCGCCGCACTGGGGCTGGTGGACATGGTCAAGGCCGTCGACAAGCACGCCCGGCTCACCGATGTCCGCGTGGTGGCCAAGTCCGGAGGCCGTAGCGGCGACTGGACCGAGGCGTGA
- a CDS encoding GNAT family N-acetyltransferase codes for MTTDSSDLPECPRRLPECVDFPVRHRWPVELRCDAVVLRPLRLTDRREWNKVRERNRAWNAPWDATRPPNSSRVAASFGQMVRALNTQAKQDLALPFAICWDEAALDPARRPTRASRLQVAGQITVSNITWGSAHFAHCGYWIDEALAGRGVVPTALALVTDYCFQVMGLHRMEVNIRPENAKSLRVVEKLGFRDEGLRERYLHIDGDWRDHRSFALCDEDVPDGLLNRYLARDLD; via the coding sequence ATGACCACTGACTCCTCGGACCTGCCGGAGTGCCCGCGCCGTCTTCCCGAGTGCGTCGACTTTCCCGTGCGGCACCGGTGGCCGGTGGAACTGCGCTGTGACGCGGTGGTGCTGCGGCCGCTTCGCCTCACCGATCGCCGCGAATGGAACAAGGTCCGGGAACGCAACCGTGCTTGGAATGCGCCGTGGGATGCCACCCGTCCGCCCAATTCCTCACGGGTGGCGGCGAGCTTCGGCCAGATGGTGCGTGCCCTCAACACACAGGCGAAGCAGGACCTCGCGCTGCCCTTCGCGATCTGTTGGGACGAGGCTGCGCTGGATCCGGCCCGCCGGCCCACCCGGGCCTCACGTCTGCAGGTGGCCGGCCAGATCACGGTGAGCAACATCACTTGGGGGTCGGCGCACTTTGCCCACTGCGGTTACTGGATCGACGAGGCGCTGGCCGGCCGTGGCGTGGTGCCGACCGCCCTGGCGCTGGTCACCGACTACTGCTTCCAGGTGATGGGTCTGCACCGGATGGAGGTCAACATCCGGCCCGAGAATGCCAAGAGCCTGCGCGTGGTGGAGAAGTTGGGTTTCCGCGACGAGGGCCTGCGTGAGCGCTACCTGCACATCGACGGGGACTGGCGGGACCACCGCAGCTTCGCCCTGTGCGACGAGGACGTCCCCGATGGGCTGTTGAATCGCTACCTGGCTAGGGATCTCGACTGA
- a CDS encoding tyrosine-type recombinase/integrase: protein MSVRKEPNGRFRAVLKSGRQYVTSKTFDTKREATEWLSRERAALVGGIDPRAGRVRTRVLVEQWLEVRAITVAKKTYRTDQDLLRLMPTSMQNMGVAAISAREVSRSFESLIKQGLAESSVVRYRASLSSFFSWCVRERFITSNPVTSVRVPKSSAERVEMSPWSEAELEARYLAWKKYDERLADILLVMGWTGLRWAEARALTVGDIALGDSPALRVQRSDPEGIGVKSTKGRRSRRVPLANRVLPIVLSLSSGKFPSDLLLTTSNGSQLHRSAVLRAVHWQTTGQGRRIHDLRHTAACLWLARSVDPGTVQQWMGHESIATTNRYLHHLGNAADRAGLAKLNAAGQPPKISSPR from the coding sequence ATGAGCGTCCGCAAGGAACCCAATGGCCGCTTCCGGGCCGTCCTCAAGTCGGGTCGCCAGTACGTGACCAGCAAGACCTTCGACACGAAGCGTGAGGCCACGGAATGGCTCTCCCGCGAGCGGGCAGCCCTGGTCGGCGGCATCGACCCCCGCGCCGGCCGCGTTCGGACCCGTGTCTTGGTGGAGCAGTGGCTGGAGGTGCGCGCCATCACCGTCGCCAAGAAGACCTATCGCACCGACCAGGACCTGCTCCGCCTCATGCCCACCTCGATGCAGAACATGGGCGTCGCGGCCATCTCGGCACGCGAGGTGTCCCGCTCCTTCGAGAGCCTCATCAAGCAGGGCCTGGCAGAGTCCTCGGTGGTTCGCTACCGCGCCAGCCTTTCGAGCTTCTTCTCCTGGTGCGTCCGTGAGCGGTTCATCACGTCGAACCCGGTGACGAGCGTCCGGGTTCCGAAGTCGTCGGCCGAGCGCGTCGAGATGAGCCCGTGGAGCGAGGCCGAATTGGAAGCGCGCTACCTGGCCTGGAAGAAGTACGACGAGCGCCTGGCCGACATCCTCCTCGTGATGGGCTGGACCGGGCTCCGCTGGGCCGAAGCTCGCGCCCTCACCGTCGGCGACATCGCCCTGGGCGACTCCCCCGCCCTGCGCGTCCAGCGATCCGACCCCGAGGGTATCGGCGTGAAGTCCACCAAGGGACGCCGGTCCCGACGTGTTCCTCTGGCGAACCGAGTCCTGCCCATCGTGCTGTCGCTCAGCAGTGGGAAGTTCCCGTCCGACCTGCTCCTCACGACGAGCAACGGGAGCCAGCTCCACCGTTCAGCAGTTCTCCGCGCCGTCCACTGGCAGACCACCGGCCAAGGACGCCGCATCCATGACCTTCGCCACACTGCCGCCTGCCTTTGGCTCGCCCGTAGCGTCGACCCTGGAACCGTTCAGCAGTGGATGGGCCACGAGTCCATCGCGACGACGAACCGATACCTGCACCACCTGGGCAACGCGGCTGATCGAGCTGGCCTCGCCAAGCTCAACGCTGCCGGTCAGCCCCCGAAGATCAGCTCTCCGCGGTGA
- a CDS encoding MogA/MoaB family molybdenum cofactor biosynthesis protein codes for MGALGRAVVITASDRAAAGIYEDRSGPLAAQGLAAMGFDVDPVVVVPDGEPVADALRAAVAEEVTVALTTGGTGLAPRDRTPEVTRPLLDRELPHLAALIAQRGVEAGVLTAVLSRGLAGAAGKTIVVNLPGSVGGVRDALAVLEQVLPHAVGQVSGHDH; via the coding sequence ATGGGTGCGCTGGGGCGGGCCGTGGTGATCACCGCCTCGGACCGGGCCGCGGCCGGCATCTACGAGGACCGTTCCGGGCCCTTGGCGGCCCAGGGTCTGGCCGCGATGGGTTTCGACGTCGATCCGGTGGTGGTGGTCCCCGACGGGGAACCCGTGGCCGACGCCCTCCGCGCGGCAGTGGCCGAAGAGGTGACGGTGGCGCTGACCACCGGTGGCACCGGGCTGGCGCCGCGAGACCGCACCCCCGAGGTGACCCGGCCCCTGCTGGACCGGGAGCTGCCCCACCTGGCGGCGCTGATCGCCCAGCGTGGCGTCGAGGCAGGGGTGCTGACCGCGGTCCTCTCACGGGGGCTGGCGGGTGCGGCCGGGAAGACCATCGTCGTGAACCTGCCCGGGTCCGTCGGGGGAGTGCGCGATGCCTTGGCCGTGCTGGAGCAGGTTCTTCCGCACGCCGTCGGCCAGGTGTCCGGCCATGACCACTGA
- a CDS encoding integrase core domain-containing protein yields MGSALSPRVREQIVRFDPDVEQVSVSEFCRRAGISTSSFYRVRDKATERGLAAALVPESRAPKHPATIYTDWTRLLVRVTHAELVAEGKDCGPWSVEWRLFQREADPLPSRSTIAWILRSEGLSAPSPRTRPRASYRRFRRARANELWQLDGMEWHLPEIGLVTIYHVVDDHSRLCPALIAVAGGESTAGARQALQSGIDAFGPPQSVLSDNGAAFNQHRRGRLSATEVWLAGLGIRPISGRVSHPQTQGKVERSHQPLQRWLHARTPATLQDLTQALDGYRNWYNHERQHQGLGHHLTPMAVWQVASKAGPEPRAIPLDLLYSQSLRQPTQPAKNRIEDRTIGGNLRTAWKGTSIGFGPDMAHQLVHLVETDGQLDIFDDNGELHASIPWPSPTKYVSVTQPPHRLVPVIDRRSRAYKLSQMS; encoded by the coding sequence ATGGGAAGCGCATTGTCGCCACGGGTTCGTGAGCAGATCGTCCGGTTCGATCCCGACGTGGAGCAGGTCTCGGTCAGCGAGTTCTGCCGACGGGCGGGGATCTCGACATCCTCGTTCTACCGAGTCCGAGACAAGGCCACCGAACGCGGGCTGGCCGCGGCGTTGGTCCCCGAGTCACGGGCGCCCAAGCATCCCGCCACCATCTACACGGACTGGACTCGTCTCCTGGTACGCGTGACCCATGCGGAACTGGTGGCCGAGGGCAAGGACTGTGGCCCGTGGTCGGTCGAGTGGCGCCTGTTTCAACGGGAGGCGGACCCGCTGCCGTCTCGGTCCACGATCGCCTGGATCCTGCGCAGCGAAGGCCTGTCAGCGCCCTCACCCCGCACACGTCCCCGCGCCTCGTACCGTCGCTTCCGACGAGCCAGGGCCAACGAACTGTGGCAACTCGACGGCATGGAATGGCACCTGCCTGAGATCGGGCTGGTCACCATCTACCACGTCGTCGACGACCATTCCCGCCTCTGCCCAGCCCTGATCGCCGTGGCAGGTGGCGAGTCCACGGCCGGCGCCCGGCAGGCCCTCCAATCCGGGATCGATGCGTTCGGCCCGCCTCAGAGCGTGTTGTCCGACAACGGCGCGGCGTTCAACCAGCACCGACGCGGACGCTTGTCCGCGACTGAGGTCTGGCTAGCCGGGCTTGGGATCCGGCCGATCTCGGGGCGGGTCAGCCACCCACAAACCCAAGGCAAGGTCGAACGCTCTCACCAGCCACTGCAACGCTGGCTCCATGCCCGCACACCGGCCACCCTGCAGGACCTCACCCAGGCCCTGGACGGCTACCGGAACTGGTACAACCACGAACGCCAACACCAAGGCCTGGGGCATCACCTGACGCCCATGGCCGTCTGGCAAGTAGCCTCCAAGGCCGGACCCGAGCCCCGAGCGATTCCGCTCGACCTGCTCTACAGCCAGTCCTTGCGGCAGCCCACCCAGCCCGCAAAGAACCGGATCGAGGACCGCACTATCGGCGGGAACCTGCGCACCGCGTGGAAGGGCACCAGCATCGGTTTCGGCCCTGACATGGCCCACCAACTGGTCCACCTCGTCGAAACCGACGGCCAGCTCGACATCTTCGACGACAACGGTGAACTCCACGCCAGCATCCCCTGGCCATCACCCACCAAATACGTCTCGGTCACCCAACCACCCCACCGGCTGGTCCCCGTCATCGACCGCCGCAGCCGCGCCTACAAACTGTCCCAGATGTCATGA